In one Thermanaerovibrio velox DSM 12556 genomic region, the following are encoded:
- a CDS encoding HDIG domain-containing metalloprotein, which translates to MSRGVRVVYNWNLDRRRCGFVVLTVFLSILGVVANWWLVELPTGFRIGEPSPRTYRMRLWSVKAESPSEGFLSSLNALKIDPNQVLSQKLVGLISSFDPVTRDRLISAAIATGELVLREGGLGRTGGGVLGVDDEIWKALDNLSIPQAQKNVVFQILWELLVSSQTKGRARDVIVYEGQMVTEDIARLLAAEGYRDREFPWKRFLWAFFAVAFWSNMSWSLFSRADSGRRSYSLEPSHWGFAVTVIFLCWGLQLGMSSLLLDVMFPAAVASWLFLVLAPVVAFGISVGWGIVGAIICFIYFPPMAAIQTLQAVLSAGLGYSLLRGISSRLSLLYRLTYYFVLISLMSIFVRWGFGFPLDSAVLLQYGALCLLWPSVVLALLPLWERLFGVLSPLMIMELSHPSNPLLRRLQLEAPGTYHHSLAVGAMAGGAAELLGMDGLMVRAGAYYHDIGKLRRPKFFIENQGGGENVHDSLSPSLSALVILSHVRDGLELADEYGLPDFVKDFISEHHGTTCLAYFYRKARAMGEDVPIDQFSYPGPAPRSRETALVMLADSVEAAAKAMEHRLEDPSEVEGLVDEVIKSKMDSKQLDNVDFTMREIRIIRDSFVGALRSMRHTRQVRPIQGLKEGG; encoded by the coding sequence ATGAGTAGGGGAGTCAGGGTTGTTTATAACTGGAACCTTGACAGGAGGAGATGTGGTTTTGTCGTCCTCACGGTTTTCCTGTCCATATTGGGGGTTGTAGCTAACTGGTGGTTGGTAGAGCTCCCCACGGGTTTTAGAATAGGCGAGCCTTCCCCAAGGACCTACAGGATGCGGCTTTGGTCCGTAAAGGCAGAAAGCCCATCAGAGGGTTTTTTGAGCTCATTGAACGCGCTCAAGATTGATCCGAATCAGGTTCTTTCTCAGAAGCTGGTGGGGTTGATCTCGTCCTTTGATCCTGTCACAAGGGATAGGCTTATATCCGCTGCTATAGCCACTGGGGAGCTTGTTTTGAGGGAAGGCGGTTTGGGTAGAACCGGCGGCGGGGTTCTTGGGGTTGACGATGAGATATGGAAGGCGTTGGATAACCTTTCCATTCCCCAAGCCCAGAAGAACGTGGTTTTTCAGATCCTATGGGAGCTTTTGGTGTCTTCCCAGACCAAGGGAAGGGCTAGGGACGTGATCGTCTACGAGGGGCAGATGGTTACGGAGGATATAGCTAGGCTTCTGGCTGCGGAGGGATATAGGGACAGGGAATTTCCTTGGAAGCGGTTTTTGTGGGCTTTCTTCGCAGTTGCGTTCTGGAGCAACATGTCCTGGTCTCTCTTCTCTAGGGCAGACAGCGGCAGAAGATCTTATTCGTTGGAGCCCTCTCATTGGGGTTTTGCCGTGACCGTTATCTTCCTGTGTTGGGGGCTGCAGCTTGGGATGTCTTCTTTGCTTTTAGACGTTATGTTCCCGGCGGCGGTGGCCTCTTGGTTGTTTTTAGTCCTTGCCCCTGTCGTTGCCTTTGGCATTTCGGTTGGATGGGGGATAGTGGGGGCTATAATATGCTTCATATACTTTCCTCCCATGGCGGCGATACAGACGCTCCAAGCGGTGCTTTCCGCTGGTTTGGGGTATTCACTCCTCAGGGGGATTTCCTCTAGGCTTTCCTTGCTTTATCGTCTGACCTATTATTTCGTGCTCATATCCCTGATGTCCATATTTGTCAGGTGGGGTTTTGGTTTCCCGTTGGATTCTGCTGTGCTGTTACAATATGGGGCTTTGTGCCTGCTTTGGCCAAGCGTTGTTTTGGCTTTGCTTCCCCTTTGGGAGAGGCTCTTTGGGGTGTTGTCTCCTCTTATGATCATGGAGCTGAGTCACCCATCCAATCCGCTTCTAAGGCGTCTTCAGCTGGAGGCTCCTGGGACGTACCACCATTCCCTGGCTGTTGGTGCCATGGCTGGCGGAGCGGCTGAGTTGTTGGGGATGGATGGCCTTATGGTAAGGGCTGGGGCCTATTATCACGACATAGGCAAGTTGAGGAGGCCCAAGTTCTTCATAGAGAACCAGGGTGGGGGAGAGAACGTTCACGACAGTTTATCGCCCTCCCTGTCTGCGCTGGTGATATTGTCCCATGTGCGGGATGGTCTTGAATTGGCGGATGAATACGGATTGCCGGATTTTGTGAAGGATTTCATCTCCGAACACCACGGTACCACCTGTCTGGCTTACTTTTACAGGAAGGCAAGGGCCATGGGGGAGGATGTGCCCATTGATCAGTTCTCCTATCCCGGGCCTGCTCCTCGCAGCAGGGAGACCGCGCTGGTGATGTTGGCGGATTCGGTAGAAGCTGCCGCCAAGGCCATGGAACATCGATTGGAGGACCCTTCGGAGGTGGAGGGCCTCGTTGACGAGGTCATAAAGTCCAAGATGGATTCGAAGCAGCTTGACAACGTGGACTTCACCATGCGGGAGATTCGTATAATAAGGGATTCTTTTGTCGGGGCGCTCAGATCAATGAGACACACGAGGCAAGTGCGTCCCATTCAGGGCCTTAAAGAGGGAGGATGA
- the ybeY gene encoding rRNA maturation RNase YbeY produces MAVEVAMEIQGNLPVELSGREAAICSAWEGFFRARFELPSAVSKVQVGVTFVDDEQMTEFNLKYRGVDSVTDVLSFPLWEEEGGVVLPEWEVLPLGDVVICPGAVESLDGSFEKGLLLVIHHGFLHLLGYDHLEDEAREIMWRLQDELVGLTL; encoded by the coding sequence TTGGCCGTTGAGGTTGCCATGGAGATACAGGGCAATTTGCCGGTGGAGCTGTCCGGTAGGGAGGCAGCGATTTGTTCCGCATGGGAAGGGTTCTTTAGAGCCCGTTTTGAGCTCCCTTCGGCGGTATCCAAGGTCCAGGTGGGGGTTACTTTTGTTGATGATGAACAAATGACAGAGTTTAATTTAAAATACAGGGGAGTTGATTCGGTCACCGATGTGCTGTCCTTTCCCCTATGGGAGGAGGAGGGGGGGGTTGTTCTCCCTGAGTGGGAGGTTTTGCCGCTTGGAGACGTGGTGATATGTCCTGGGGCGGTGGAGAGTTTGGACGGCAGCTTTGAGAAGGGGTTGTTGTTGGTAATTCATCATGGTTTTCTACACCTTTTGGGCTACGATCACCTGGAGGATGAAGCAAGGGAGATCATGTGGCGCCTTCAGGATGAGCTTGTGGGGCTTACGTTATAA
- a CDS encoding hemolysin family protein has product MSEEVGSKLLYLLFLLLMSFVFSAMETAMTAVSRARLATLEEVSPARRGLISWLSSNRQRALMVTLLGNNLVNIASSAIASAVAVTLVGGKGIWISVFLMTAVIVFFCEILPKASAIARPDGFVVSLLPLIRVLSVILWPVVSLAEMLVSLVGRIFGVRLDTSTLITREEIDHIVKEGSASGVLEEDERKMIHGIISFEETRVSEIMVPRTDVTAVASSSSVRDAIGIFMESGHSRMPIYDGDMDHIVGILYVKDLLRNLTVGDVDRPVVECKRDSLFVPETMKVAELFDRMKKARVHMAIVVDEYGGTAGLVTLEDLIEEIVGEIQDEYDEEVPPIQADGDGFLVQGHVHLEDLSDALDYTFEAEDVDTVGGLVLFLFGGFPEEGQSIEYGPWVIEVTRVKNYRILEVRFRNREGLGLEE; this is encoded by the coding sequence GTGAGTGAAGAGGTAGGCAGTAAACTTCTGTATCTTTTATTTCTTCTTTTGATGTCTTTCGTTTTTAGTGCCATGGAGACCGCGATGACCGCGGTATCTAGGGCCAGGCTGGCCACATTGGAGGAGGTTAGCCCGGCTAGAAGGGGTCTTATCTCCTGGCTATCTTCCAACAGGCAGAGGGCCTTAATGGTTACCCTCTTGGGGAACAACCTGGTAAACATAGCCTCCAGCGCCATTGCGTCTGCGGTGGCGGTGACCTTGGTAGGGGGCAAGGGCATATGGATTTCCGTTTTCCTGATGACCGCGGTCATAGTTTTCTTTTGCGAGATCCTGCCGAAGGCCTCTGCGATAGCTAGACCTGATGGCTTTGTTGTTTCCCTGCTGCCCCTTATAAGGGTTTTAAGCGTTATCCTGTGGCCTGTGGTCTCACTGGCGGAGATGTTGGTCTCCCTAGTGGGCCGCATATTTGGGGTTAGGCTTGATACCTCCACGCTGATCACCCGGGAAGAGATAGACCACATAGTCAAGGAGGGCAGTGCTAGCGGGGTCCTCGAGGAGGATGAGAGGAAGATGATCCATGGGATAATATCCTTCGAGGAGACCAGGGTTTCCGAGATAATGGTTCCCCGCACGGATGTGACCGCGGTGGCATCCTCCAGCTCCGTGAGGGACGCCATAGGCATATTTATGGAGAGCGGCCATTCGAGGATGCCCATCTACGATGGAGACATGGACCACATCGTGGGGATCCTGTATGTTAAGGACCTGCTTCGAAACCTAACGGTTGGAGATGTGGACAGACCCGTGGTTGAGTGCAAGAGGGACAGTCTCTTCGTCCCGGAGACCATGAAGGTGGCGGAGCTGTTCGACAGGATGAAGAAGGCTAGGGTTCACATGGCCATAGTGGTTGACGAGTATGGGGGCACCGCAGGGTTGGTGACTTTGGAGGATCTGATAGAGGAGATAGTGGGGGAGATACAGGATGAGTACGACGAGGAGGTTCCCCCCATACAGGCCGATGGAGATGGTTTCTTGGTCCAGGGACACGTGCACCTGGAGGATCTTTCCGACGCCTTGGATTACACCTTTGAGGCGGAGGATGTGGACACCGTAGGGGGGTTGGTCCTGTTTCTGTTCGGTGGTTTCCCGGAGGAAGGCCAGTCCATTGAATATGGCCCTTGGGTTATAGAGGTAACCAGGGTGAAGAACTACAGGATTCTTGAGGTTAGGTTCAGGAACCGGGAAGGCCTAGGATTGGAGGAGTAG
- a CDS encoding cytidine deaminase — protein sequence MVDLTVEELDSLWELALKARERAYSRYSGFSVGAALMCVDRKVFLGCNVENGSYGLTQCAERSAICSMVAAGGSNPVAIAVRGPEEVNCSPCGACRQVLMEHNPEMLVLFQWGGRRVEVLARELLPYGFDLEESSEIGGGSR from the coding sequence ATGGTGGATCTTACAGTGGAGGAACTGGACAGTCTTTGGGAGCTGGCGCTTAAGGCAAGGGAGAGGGCTTACAGCAGGTATTCTGGGTTTTCCGTTGGAGCTGCATTGATGTGTGTGGACCGGAAGGTGTTCCTTGGGTGTAACGTTGAGAACGGTAGCTACGGGCTCACCCAGTGTGCCGAGCGCTCCGCCATCTGTTCGATGGTGGCTGCAGGTGGTTCCAATCCAGTGGCCATAGCGGTTAGAGGCCCAGAGGAGGTCAACTGCTCCCCCTGTGGAGCCTGTCGTCAGGTTCTGATGGAGCATAACCCGGAGATGTTGGTGCTTTTCCAGTGGGGGGGGCGTCGGGTGGAGGTGCTTGCCAGGGAACTGCTCCCATACGGTTTTGATCTGGAGGAGTCTAGTGAGATCGGGGGAGGGAGCCGATGA
- the era gene encoding GTPase Era, whose product MTQDPYRAGCVALLGRPNVGKSSLINALVGEKVMAVSPKVQTTRHAIRGIVNGEGYQIVLVDTPGVHEPRHDLGRFMISQIRAALEEVCGICFVVDATCDRVSAMDERVLEWICEAGRPAALCVNKVDLLKRKDDFWDVVALFQDRYGFDAVVPVSAVQGTNLDVLKDTMVGWLPESPPLFPEEFLIDRTERFLAEEIIREKVFLAVEEEVPHCVAVVVESFKSPEEYPDRKTLEIRASIVVEKEGQKGILIGSGGRMIRSIRIAAEEELKRFFGYPVALDLWVKVRPGWRKNPSMLRNLGYGQ is encoded by the coding sequence ATGACTCAAGATCCCTACAGGGCAGGTTGTGTGGCCTTATTAGGGAGGCCTAACGTTGGTAAGTCCTCATTGATAAACGCCCTGGTGGGAGAGAAGGTAATGGCGGTTTCTCCAAAGGTTCAAACCACCAGGCACGCCATAAGGGGGATAGTGAATGGTGAGGGTTACCAGATAGTCTTAGTGGACACCCCGGGTGTTCACGAGCCTAGACACGACCTTGGGAGGTTCATGATCTCTCAGATTAGGGCCGCATTAGAAGAGGTGTGTGGTATTTGTTTTGTGGTGGATGCCACTTGTGACAGGGTTTCCGCCATGGACGAGCGGGTGCTTGAGTGGATATGCGAGGCTGGCCGTCCCGCTGCTCTTTGTGTAAACAAGGTTGACCTGCTTAAGCGCAAGGACGATTTTTGGGACGTGGTGGCCCTATTCCAGGACCGATATGGGTTTGACGCGGTAGTACCGGTATCGGCCGTTCAAGGGACCAACCTCGATGTTTTAAAGGATACGATGGTTGGCTGGCTGCCGGAGTCGCCGCCCTTGTTCCCTGAGGAGTTCTTGATAGACAGGACGGAGCGCTTCCTGGCGGAGGAGATAATAAGGGAGAAAGTGTTCCTCGCGGTAGAGGAGGAGGTCCCCCACTGTGTGGCGGTGGTTGTGGAGTCCTTTAAGAGCCCCGAAGAGTATCCGGATAGGAAGACCCTTGAGATAAGGGCATCCATAGTGGTGGAAAAAGAGGGGCAGAAGGGGATTCTGATAGGTTCTGGGGGCAGGATGATTCGATCCATAAGGATTGCGGCGGAGGAGGAGCTGAAGAGGTTTTTTGGTTATCCGGTGGCTCTGGATCTGTGGGTAAAGGTGAGGCCCGGCTGGCGAAAGAACCCATCCATGTTGAGAAATTTGGGATACGGTCAGTGA
- the recO gene encoding DNA repair protein RecO, with translation MVLRKEERERSRRALFFLRGYGALWATVPLGGRSTLGGASEVMSWGEFSFHRGQRSIMLKDAVVRASYLDLSGRPDALKCFMEVCELLAFLPCTIQRDDLLRLLWSFYSGLVAGVLPVVAVARFLGRWLRQEGLMPDLLRCCRCGSQVTSRWGLGEEGVVCCGSNAAWEPEVMGELLRTLYLGHDDFVEWGIGHFRAPLTGDRLYVWKRIIRWMKGLLFEANIILGREGV, from the coding sequence GTGGTCCTTAGGAAGGAGGAGAGGGAAAGGAGCCGCCGGGCTCTATTCTTTCTTAGGGGTTACGGCGCCCTTTGGGCCACGGTTCCCCTGGGAGGCAGGTCAACCCTTGGGGGAGCTTCGGAGGTCATGTCATGGGGGGAGTTCTCCTTCCATCGAGGGCAGAGGTCCATTATGCTTAAGGATGCGGTGGTAAGGGCCAGTTACTTGGATCTATCCGGCCGGCCAGATGCGCTTAAGTGCTTTATGGAGGTCTGCGAGCTTCTTGCCTTTCTGCCTTGTACGATACAGCGAGATGACCTGCTGAGGCTCTTGTGGTCCTTTTACAGTGGGCTTGTGGCGGGTGTTTTGCCCGTTGTTGCTGTTGCCAGGTTTTTGGGCCGATGGTTAAGGCAGGAGGGTTTAATGCCGGATCTTTTAAGGTGCTGTAGGTGTGGTTCCCAAGTGACCTCTCGCTGGGGGCTTGGGGAAGAAGGGGTCGTGTGCTGCGGTTCTAATGCTGCTTGGGAGCCGGAAGTTATGGGGGAGCTGCTTAGGACCTTGTACTTGGGGCACGACGATTTTGTGGAATGGGGTATTGGGCATTTTAGGGCTCCTTTGACGGGCGATCGGCTTTATGTTTGGAAGCGAATAATCCGGTGGATGAAGGGGCTTTTATTTGAAGCGAACATAATTTTGGGGAGGGAAGGGGTTTGA
- the glyS gene encoding glycine--tRNA ligase subunit beta — translation MMSVRDLLFEIGTEEIPASFLSFGLEEIKRLAREELEGAGLKYGGIESYGTPRRLTLYVRSLNERQDDVEEEVRGPLWSQAFDSNGYPTKVALGFAKSRGVGVESLQMREVRGAAYAFAVVRREGRKTFDLLPEMLQRLLKRLIFPKNMYWSDPSVRFARPIRWLVALWGSDVIPVSVGNVRSDRVSRGHRFLGKRSIEIPSAGDYLKLLYSEFVIAHPEKRREKMLSAVAALEKEMGARVELDKDLVEENVNLVEYPVPFYGTFDQSYLDIPEEVLTTTMKKHQRYFPVRDRDGKLVNFFVGISNNQATVMQNVRDGNERVLRARLSDAAFFWEEDRKKGLASRVEDLKAVVYQEKLGSLYQKVESIRELALWLTDHLGLGDKRNLVDRAAFLSKADLVTSMVYEFPELQGVMGREYARCGGEHPEVALALYEQYLPRFAGDQLPKGVVGAIIGLAERAYTIVAIHHVGLEPTASQDPHGLRRASRCINEIIWGLNLDVSMDLLFRKAAEILGSDEKVLDRAFDFFRQRLVVQLKERDFSHGLVGLAVDCIGRRPLQALKLIEVLDGLKEEDWFSNLVTAAIRVRNILVKAKDEVIGEDLSGAEGVELELLEELKMVRPLVEGALSSFDWHEMARLLHRLEGPISRFFDGVMVMDQDLSVRARRLGILREAQGLFDLIGDFTKLKGEVR, via the coding sequence ATGATGTCGGTTAGAGATCTTCTCTTTGAGATAGGTACCGAGGAGATACCCGCATCCTTCCTATCCTTTGGCCTTGAGGAGATTAAGAGACTGGCCAGAGAAGAGCTTGAAGGTGCGGGGTTGAAGTACGGTGGCATAGAGTCCTATGGCACCCCCAGGAGGCTTACCCTTTACGTGAGGTCTTTGAACGAGAGGCAGGATGACGTTGAGGAGGAGGTGAGAGGACCTCTTTGGAGTCAGGCGTTCGATTCTAATGGTTACCCCACCAAGGTGGCATTGGGGTTTGCTAAGAGCCGCGGTGTGGGCGTTGAGTCCCTGCAGATGCGGGAGGTCCGTGGTGCGGCTTACGCCTTTGCGGTGGTCCGCAGGGAGGGTCGCAAGACGTTCGATCTTCTGCCTGAGATGCTGCAGCGCTTGCTTAAGCGTTTGATCTTCCCAAAGAACATGTATTGGAGCGACCCCTCGGTCAGATTTGCCAGGCCTATCCGGTGGCTTGTTGCCCTTTGGGGCAGCGATGTAATTCCGGTTTCTGTTGGCAATGTAAGGAGCGACAGGGTGAGCCGCGGGCATAGGTTTTTGGGGAAGAGGAGCATAGAGATCCCCAGCGCCGGTGATTACCTTAAACTGCTTTACAGTGAGTTCGTCATAGCTCATCCGGAGAAGAGGCGGGAGAAGATGTTGTCCGCCGTGGCGGCCTTGGAGAAGGAGATGGGGGCCAGGGTGGAACTGGATAAAGATCTGGTGGAGGAGAACGTAAACCTGGTGGAGTACCCCGTGCCTTTTTACGGTACCTTTGACCAGTCCTATCTGGACATACCAGAAGAGGTCCTCACCACCACGATGAAGAAACACCAGCGCTACTTCCCGGTTCGTGACCGGGATGGCAAATTGGTGAACTTCTTTGTGGGTATAAGCAATAACCAGGCTACGGTGATGCAGAACGTTAGGGACGGTAACGAAAGGGTCCTAAGGGCTCGTCTTTCAGACGCGGCGTTTTTCTGGGAGGAGGACCGGAAGAAAGGGCTTGCCAGCCGGGTGGAGGATCTTAAGGCGGTGGTCTACCAAGAGAAGCTGGGATCTTTGTACCAGAAGGTGGAGTCCATCAGGGAGCTGGCCCTTTGGCTTACGGATCATCTCGGCCTTGGGGATAAGCGGAATTTAGTGGATAGGGCCGCTTTCCTATCCAAGGCGGACCTTGTGACCAGCATGGTCTATGAGTTCCCGGAGTTGCAGGGGGTCATGGGTAGGGAGTATGCCCGTTGCGGCGGGGAACATCCTGAGGTGGCTTTGGCCCTATACGAGCAGTACCTGCCTAGATTCGCGGGAGATCAGCTTCCCAAGGGTGTGGTTGGGGCGATCATAGGCTTGGCAGAAAGGGCTTACACCATAGTGGCCATTCACCACGTGGGGCTGGAGCCCACCGCTTCCCAGGATCCTCACGGTCTAAGGCGTGCCTCCCGGTGCATAAACGAGATAATCTGGGGTCTTAACTTGGACGTGTCTATGGACCTCTTGTTCCGCAAGGCTGCGGAGATACTCGGTTCTGATGAGAAGGTGTTGGATCGGGCTTTTGATTTCTTCCGGCAGCGGCTTGTGGTTCAGCTTAAGGAGCGGGATTTTAGCCACGGTCTTGTGGGCCTCGCGGTGGATTGTATTGGAAGGAGGCCTCTGCAAGCCCTAAAGCTGATAGAGGTTTTAGATGGTCTTAAAGAGGAGGATTGGTTCTCAAACCTGGTCACCGCTGCCATAAGGGTTCGGAACATCCTGGTGAAGGCTAAGGACGAGGTCATCGGAGAGGATCTCAGCGGCGCGGAGGGCGTAGAGCTGGAGCTGCTGGAGGAGCTTAAGATGGTTAGGCCTCTGGTGGAGGGGGCTTTGAGCTCCTTTGACTGGCATGAGATGGCCCGTCTTCTGCACCGTCTGGAGGGGCCGATTAGCCGTTTCTTCGATGGTGTTATGGTGATGGATCAGGATCTATCGGTAAGGGCCCGCAGGCTTGGTATACTAAGGGAGGCCCAGGGGTTGTTCGACCTAATTGGGGATTTCACAAAGCTTAAAGGCGAGGTGCGATGA
- a CDS encoding pyruvate, water dikinase regulatory protein produces MSPDLVELYVVSDFTGETAEHVARAAVSQFGPDAVNLVRFRYVSDEERGLEVLKAAKDRNAVLVCTLVDHSLRRWFVKKAQEQGNEVVDILGPILEILGRRLNRQPLETPGLLRRMDEEYFRRVKAIEFAIRCDDGRSPEMLDQAELVVVGVSRTSKTPLSMYLAHKGVATANVPLVPEAEPPAELFKIPAERVVGLVIAPEKLIQIRRERLKVLGLDADVSSYAQWERVEEELSFAKSIMRRIGCRVFDVTNRAIEETAQEILDYIGK; encoded by the coding sequence ATGAGCCCCGATCTCGTGGAGCTTTACGTGGTTTCTGACTTCACTGGGGAGACTGCCGAGCACGTTGCCAGGGCGGCGGTTAGCCAGTTTGGGCCGGATGCGGTTAACTTGGTGCGTTTCCGTTACGTGAGCGATGAGGAGAGAGGGTTGGAGGTCCTCAAGGCCGCAAAGGATAGGAATGCGGTTTTGGTGTGCACCCTCGTGGACCACAGCCTTCGCAGATGGTTCGTAAAGAAAGCCCAGGAGCAGGGTAATGAGGTGGTTGACATACTTGGCCCCATCCTTGAGATACTGGGCCGGCGGCTCAACAGGCAACCATTGGAGACCCCTGGGTTGCTCAGGCGTATGGATGAGGAGTACTTCCGCAGGGTTAAGGCCATAGAGTTCGCGATCCGCTGTGACGATGGTAGGTCTCCTGAGATGTTGGACCAGGCGGAGCTGGTGGTGGTGGGCGTATCCAGGACCAGCAAGACCCCCCTGTCCATGTACCTTGCCCACAAGGGGGTGGCAACAGCTAACGTGCCTCTTGTGCCGGAAGCGGAGCCCCCGGCGGAGCTCTTCAAGATCCCCGCAGAGCGGGTCGTGGGGTTGGTAATAGCACCGGAGAAGCTGATACAGATAAGGCGTGAACGGCTTAAGGTTTTAGGGCTTGATGCGGACGTGTCATCCTATGCCCAGTGGGAGCGGGTAGAGGAGGAGCTTAGTTTCGCCAAGTCCATAATGAGGCGCATAGGTTGCAGGGTGTTCGACGTTACCAATCGGGCCATAGAGGAGACTGCCCAGGAGATCCTGGATTACATAGGAAAGTAG